From Mucilaginibacter gotjawali:
TCCTTTAAAACATTTATTTGCTCAAGGGTAAGCAGTAAAGTGTAAAAAGACTTACTTACCGCCGAGACAAGGAAAATTTTGGTACTATCGCTTTGTTGCTGTGCCTGTTTGACGTATAAAGGCGCACTTTTAAAGGCATACAGAAGGCTAGGGTTAAATACCGATTGCGTAACCGCTATCCCCGGCACAAAACTGTAGTTGTGGCCTGAAGAGGATGTTGTCCCTGTTGTAGCAGAACCCGTTGTGCTTGTACCTGCCTGTGATTGCTGCAAATAATGAATCAGATCGCCTGAGGCACTTATTTGCGGCAACGCGGTTGATAAATTAATCAGGTTGTTTGTTTGGGCAATGTTGATATTGATTTTTGAAATGTTTACAGCAGGCTGGTGTTGTTTGGCATATTCAATACATTGCTGCAGTGTCAAATAATCTCCTGATTTGCTGGTACCCGTATCTTTAACAGTCACCGGCATCAGCAAGCTCACCTTGCCGGTATCCGGCACAATTTCGGGCGCCGTTACGCTTTTTGTTTTTGAATTTTGTGCAGCGGCAATAAAAGTTGAGCAAACCAAAAAGGTATTAAGCCATAAAATACGGGCTTTTGCCGGGCTAAAAAATATATTCTGCATTTTTAAACTCTATGATTTGCATTTTTATTATTGGATATGTCATAATTATCGTCCTGGAAATAAATAATATACGGGCGATTTTATTAATAAGGATAAACGCCAATATGTTTTGTAAAAATGTGAAAAACATATGGGCCTTAGGGTAACAATTTTGTTAATTAATTGCTTATGAATGATTAACAGTAAAATTGTTACGCAGTCTTAACGATTGCCATTTTGATATTTATTGTTTTGATTAGAATTTTAAAACCAGGATAGTATTTTTCAATATATGAAAATAAATCGTCAAATATTAAAGGTCGAAAAATTTAAACGGCAATGTGGTTCCCCTGGCGGGGATCATCAGGCAATATTTCCATTTGGGGAAAATCTATGTATTCAGCATACCACTGGATGGCGCTTACTACGTCCAATGCATCTTCGGCCATAATGCCAATAGTTTCAAATGCATATAGCTTTTTGCCAGCATATCCGTAAAGCTGGATTTCGTTGCTATCCGGGTCGAATTGTTCACTGTCGAGGCAAAATACCCTGATCTTTAAATGGGTATCCCTTGAGTGAATTATATCTCTGCAGCTATTATTCGGATCGGTTGCCAATAAATAAACATTGAAATCCATAAGCCTATAACAACATTATTGCTGGATAGTTTACACTATTATTGGTTTAGCTAATGCAATTTAAAAAAAACAGTAAAAATACCCATTATAGCCCGGTGGGTGCAGTTTTTAATCAAAATGCGCTGTTTTGCAGTAACCCTTTCTGCCATCTGTGTAAATTTTGCCAGTTATTTGAGAAACGATTTCCACAATTCACACCCCCCCGTAAACAGCGAAACGAATCTAATAAAGCTAACACCGTTTTATTTTTTGTTGGCATCTTCTTTGAACCGTCAATTGCGCCCACCCAACGGGTTGTTTTTCATAGGTAGATGTAGGGCCAAAAAACTGCGAGAGTATTTTTGGCCCTTACTTTTATTGGCAAGCATTAATTTAAGACCAGGCGTTTTAATCATAAAGGTGTAATATCCTTGTAAAGTAAAAATATAACATCGCCGGAGTTCTAAAATTAAATAGTTTTGCAAAAAAGGATCATATGGGAACTGTAAATATTCCGAGGCTTGATTTAAACGATTTTGTAAAGGGCAGCGATACCCTGCGTAAACAATTTTCGGACGCGATAGGCAAAGCATTTAACGAAACGGGTTTTGTTACAATCACCAATCATGGCTTAGATAAAAACCTGATCGGGAAATTATATGCGGATGTGAAAATGTTGTTTGCCCTTCCCGATTCAATTAAGGCGAAATATGAGATAGCTGGTTTGGCCGGGCAACGTGGCTACACCGGTAAACAAAAAGAAACAGCCAAAGGGTTTACTGCACCCGATCTGAAAGAGTTTTGGCAGATCGGGCAAACAGTTACCGATGATGATGCCATGAAGAGCGAATACCCCGAAAATATTAGGGTTGATGAAGTGCCGGATTTCAATGATACAACACTCAAAGTTTATAAAAAACTGGAATGGGCAGGCATTTATTTATTAAGGGCCATATCCGTTTACCTGGGATTGCCCGAAAATTACTTCGATAAACAAGTTCATAACGGAAACTCCATCCTGCGTACGCTTCATTATTTCCCGATCACTGATCCGGATAGGTTGCCCGCCGACGCGGTTAGGGCAGGCGCCCATGAAGATATTAACCTGATTACCCTGTTGATTGGTGCCAGTGCCGACGGCCTTGAACTGCTAACCCGCGAAAATAAATGGTTCCCGGTTAAAGCCCATGGTGAAGATATTGTGGTTAATGTAGGCGACATGCTGCAGCGCCTAACGAATAATAAATTAAAATCAACCACCCACCGCGTGGTTAATCCCCCGGGGGAGTTAATGAAATTTTCCCGTTTTTCGGTGCCGTTTTTTCTTCACCCAAAAGCGGGAATGGACCTCAGTTGTTTACCATCATGTATTGATGCATCTCACCCTAAGCAATATGATGATATTACGGCAGGCGCATACCTGGATGAACGCCTGAGAGAAATTGGATTGAAGAAATAATTAAAGTCCGAGAGTCGGGGAAGTCCGGAAGCAGGGAAGAAGCGGCAGGACTGCTGTTTTTTCTTTTTCTTTCGGACTTTCGGACTTTCCCGACTTTCGGACTAAAAACGTAAGTTTGCGCACATGAATCAAGACTTGTTTGTTTACAACACTTTAACACGCAAAAAAGAAAAATTTATACCGCTTAACCCGCCTCATGTGGGCATCTACGTTTGCGGCCCTACAGTTTACAGCGATGCGCACCTGGGTAACAGCCGTACCTATATATCATTCGATCTGATTTTTAGATACCTTACCCATTTAGGGTATAAGGTGCGTTACGTGCGCAATATTACCGATGCTGGCCACCTTGAGGGTGATGCCGGTGATGAAGGAGAAGACAAAATATCAAAAAAAGCAAAGTTGGCTCAGTTGGAGCCCATGGAGATTGTACAAAAGTATACTGTTGGGTTTCATGATGTAATGAAAGCTTTTAATATATTACCTCCAAGTATCGAACCAACTGCTACCGGGCATATTATTGAACAGATTGAATTGGTAAAAGTTATCCTTGCAAAAGGTTATGCCTACGAGGTGGATGGTTCTGTTTATTTCGATGTTGAGAAATATAACCAGACCAAAGATTACGGTGTTTTGAGTGGCAGAAACCTGGAAGATATGATGAACAATACCCGCACCTTAGGCGGCCAGGACGAAAAACGGGGCAAACTTGATTTTGCCCTGTGGATAAAAGCAAAACCTGAGCACCTGATGAAGTGGCCTTCGCCATGGGGTGTTGGCTTTCCCGGGTGGCATTTGGAATGTTCGGCGATGAGTAATAAGTACCTGGGCGAACATTTTGATATTCACGGCGGAGGCATCGACCTTGTGCCAACCCATCATACCAATGAGATAGCCCAGAATATGGCCGCCTGCGGCAAGAACCCTGCAACCTACTGGATCCACACCAATATGCTGACAGTAAATGGCCAGAAAATGTCAAAATCATTGGGTAACAGTTTTTTACCCTATGAGCTTTTTAGCGGCGACAACGCCATACTAAATAAAGGGTACAGCCCCATGACAGTTCGGTTTTTTATGCTCCAGGCCAATTACCGTAGTACACTTGATTTTGGTAACGAAGCGATGGAAGCCTCAGAAAAGGGCTTTAAAAGGCTCATGAATGCATTGACTTTATTAGATGGCCTTAAGGCATCAGCTACCACAGGTATTGAAATTCAGCCCTTAACTGATCGTTGTTATGCTGCCATGAACGATGACTTTAACAGCCCGGTGCTGATTGCCGAACTTTTTGAGGCAAGCCGGATAATTAATTCCGTGCACGATGGTAAAATGAAAATCGATGCATTAAATCTGGAGCTTTTGAAAAACACGATGACCAGTTTTGTGTTTGATATCCTGGGGTTAAAAAATGAACAGGCCGCCAATGACGACTTGCCGAAAGTTTTAGATTTTATTGTAAATTTAAGAAATGAAGCAAAAGTCAGCCATGATTATGCAGCTTCAGATAAAATAAGAAATGGCCTGCAGGAAATTGGTTTTAAGTTGAAAGATAACAAAGATGGTACAACCTGGAGTAAAATTTAATTGACATCCTTACGTTAGGTAGTTGATTATATAGAGCTAAGCCGGATTGTTTTCTGAATGTTAAAAAACGATAAATTATTGCAATGACCACTGTTCGTCGAGGCTTCGTCCATTAAATGTTTTAAATTAGCACACTTCTGTAAAAAAATGATGAAAAAAATACTATTCTCCACCTTTATATTGTTTAGTACGATTGGTTGGGCGGCTGCCCAGGGCCCTGCTGCCGATGTAAACAAAGTTGTAAACGCAGATAAAGATTTTGACAAATTAATTGAAAGAAAAGGAATTAAAGACGGGTTTTTAGCTGTGGCTGATCCTGAAGGTATTGTTTTTAAACCCAATGTAGTTAACATTATTGAGTTTTATAATAATATTGATAAACAGGCTGGTAATTTAAAACAGCACGCCAACTTCGGACGCATTTCTGCCAATGGCGACCTGGCGTTTACAGCCGGGCCGTACGTTTATCAAAACGGGACGGATGATACCGATAAGGTGTTTGGCGATTATGTTTCTATATGGAGGGCTGAGGGTGAAAATGGTTTAAAGTTACTGATCAACCTGGGTATACAGCATCCCGAGCCTGAGCAGGATCCTATTTCTGATTTCAAAAACCCCGACTCGGTAAGGCAGGTAGCCGTAAGCAAAGATCCTTTTGCCGGGAAAAAGATCATCCTTGCTACTGACAATGTATTTAATCATTCATTGTCAATTTCAACAATGGCCAGTTATAAGGAGTTTTTGAGCCCCGAGGGCCGGTATTATTTCCCCGGTTTTGAACCAATGACCGGGCAGGATAAGGTAATGAAGTTTATTGATAATGAAGCCATCTCCATAACGGCGCAAACTACAAACGGCGGACGCTCTACCAGCAACGATTTGGCCTATACTTATGGTAAAGCACGTATAAAAAAGGGCGACATCGTCAGTAACTACAACTATGTACGTATCTGGGAACAGGATGCCGGCCATAAATGGGATATTGTACTTGAAATATTTTCAGCAGTTGAAAATGAATAAAAGTTAAGCGAAGAATATCAGCATAAATACAAAAGGCAGCATTTTATATAATTGCTGCTTTTTTTTTGACCTTAAATATTAAATCGTCCCCTGTTTTCAGGGTAATTGTGTTTTTTTTATAGCCTGTTTGTTAATAACTTTAAATTTTGTTTATAAACAACCCGAACCCTATTGGATCTTAACCGTACAAAGTATTAACCAAGCCGATATAATATGGGAGATTTAAATCAGTTCAAAAGGTCGAAAGAAAGGATCACAGAAGTCCTGTCACATCTGATGCATAAAAACATCAAAGATGAGAAGACCAGTATGTTTATTGCTGACCTACAGAATTCGATCAATAAACTGGAAAGTAAAATAGAGGAATTTAAACGGCAAAAGGCCAGTTAAAAACCCCAATAATTATTGCCCGCTTAATTTATTGCCACAAGCGCAGTTGTCCCCATCAGCTTGCCATTTTTATTATAAGTTTCGGATTTTATAAAACGGCCAAGCGCCGGCGAAAACCATTCAGTTGATTGCATATTCACCGGTATGCCAATCCCCATCATTTTGGTTTCCATACGGATGTCGTAAGTGATCTTAAAACATTCAAAATCTCCGGCTGGTGTACTGATGGTTTCTTTTAATACCACGTTTCGGTTGGTAATATCCATGTGGGTTTCGCCAAACTTTTGGCCGTTATTTAATATGGTGATCACCATTGAGCCATCATCAAGTTTTTGGCCCGCACTAAGGTTAAGCGGGTAGCTTAAATACTTGCCATCGGCCTGCATTTGCATATTGCTCATTTGCTTGTTGCCGTTTGCCGGCATAAACGACCGCATATCAATGTTGACGGATGAGCCGTTGCAGGTAATGTCAAAATCGCTGTTTCCAATAACTTTACCGTTTTTGTCAGTTATTTCGCTGTGAGTGCTAATTGTTGCAGCATCTTTTTTTACCGAACTGTAAGTGATTTTCCCGGTTTGATTGCCTTTGGCATCCGAATTACTGTAAACCAACTTTTTGCCGTTGGTGGCGTTCAAAAACTGTTCGCAACTCTGCGCATAGCCGAAGCGAACCAGCACCAACAACGATAGCGCTGTGATAATGATCTTTTTCATGGTAATTAAGTTTAAAGTATTTGCTTTTAGTGTTTTATGTATAAAAATACTTATAAAACAATTAGTTGCATATTTTTTTTCCCGTTAAAATCAGAGTGGTGTTACGCAGGAATCGTCGCATGAAACGCTAATTGTTAAAATTATTCAGTTTTTAGTTAAATATTGTTAAGGGGTGTTAAATGATTTAGCTATTTGAAAAATTAGGCAGAAATTGGTATGTATTAGTTGATTAAGTGAATGGTTGACGAGGTGAGTAGGTTTCGCCGATCTGCGCAACTCAATCAACTTAATCCAACTCAATCAACCATTTAACTAATTCACAACTTATGCAACACAATTACAAAAAGATCAACAATTTTTTAGGCTGGCTTTGTTTTGTAATAGCCACCACTACCTACGTTTTAACGCTCGAACCATCGGTGAGCTTTTGGGACTGCGGGGAGTTTATCTCCTGTGCTTACCGTTTGCAGGTATCGCACCAGCCTGGCTATCCTTTGTTTGCAATGCTGGGCAAGGCGTTTTCATTATTGTCATTTGGCGACCGTACAAAAGTAGCCTATTGTACCAATTTAATGTCGGCGCTGGCCAGCGGAGCTACTATTATGTTCCTTTTCTGGACAATCACTGCCCTGGCACGAAAGCTGGTTAAACCAGGTGAAGAAAATAGCCGCCAACACCAACTGCTAACCTTCGGCGCCGGTTTGGTAGGCGCACTTGCCTTTACCTTTACCGATACTTTTTGGTTTTCGGCGGTTGAGACTATCGTATTTGCCATTTCTTCCTTGTGCACTGCTATTGTTTTTTGGGCGATATTAAAATGGGATGCTAAAGCTGATACGCCCGGGGCTGATAAATGGATCCTGCTTATCGCTTACCTCATCGGCCTTTCTATGGGGATACACCTGCTTAATTTATTGACCATACCTGCAATTGCTATGGTTTATTATTTCCGCAGGTTTAAAAAAATCAGCCTTAAAAATGGCATAATGGCTTTTCTTATCAGTATCCTTATACTCGCTATAGTCCAGTTCGGTATCAGGGGCTACACTGTATATTTTGCCGCCTGGTTTGATTTTTACTTTGTTAATTCGCTGGGAATGGCATTTGGCAGCGGGGCATTTGTATTTATGGCGTTACTTTTCGCCGTGCTCATTTTTGGGATCTGGTACAGTATCAAACATAAAAAGCCATTGTTGAACCTGGCGCTCTTGTGTACCATCTTTATTTATTTCGGCTATAGCTCATTTGTTTATATCCCTATCCGTGCTGCTGCCAATACCGATCTCAACAACTCGCACCCTGATAATGCTTTCACTTTATATGGCTATTTAAACCGGGTGCAGTATGGCGAAACCCCTTTGTTATCCGGCCCGTATTTCGATGCTAAAATTATTGATGAAAAAGAAGGCCCTGCTATTTACCGTAAAGGGAAAACCCAATATGAGAATGCCGGAAAAAGCATGGAATATGTGTACGACCACAACACGTTTTTACCCCGCATGTGGAGCACCGAATCGGACCCGTATTATGCACAGAATGTGCAGTTCTACAAGCAATGGCTGCAATTGGGCGATGGCCAGGCGCCAACATTTTCGGACAACCTGAAATGGCTGTTCAGCTGGCAGGTTTACCAAATGTATGCCCGCTACTTTTTATGGAACTTTGTGGGGCGTTATAATGATGCTGACGGGCAACAAAGCACCGTGGGCGTAAACGGGAACTGGACAAGCGGCTTGTTCGATGGGGGCAAACACCTGCCGAAAGCAGTGATAGATGATGTAACCTACACGCCGCTGTATGCGCTTCCGCTCGTGCTGGGTTTGTTAGGTGCATATTATCATTTTAAGCGTAAAAAAAGGGATGCGCTGGTGATTGCGCTTTTATTCTTTTTTACAGGCGTCGCCATCGTGCTGTATGTTAACCAAAACTCGCTTCAGCCCCGCGAACGCGATTATTCGTATGTGGGCTCTTTTTATGCTTTCGCGATATGGATAGGGTTGGGCGTAATTGCCCTTGCCGAAATTGTACGCTTAAAGCTGAATGCCAGGCTTGCAGCTTATGGTTCCTTTGGCGTGTGTATGATGGCTGTGCCGGTATTGCTGGCCTGTAAAGAGTGGCGGGCGCATGATCGTTCAACGAAACTTACGCCGCATGATATGGCTTACAACTTTCTTATCTCCTGTCCAAAAAATGCCATTTTGTTTACTTATGGCGATAATGATACTTACTCGCTTTGGTATGACCAGGAAGTTGAAGGCATAAGGCCGGATGTGCGTATTGTTTGTATGAGCCTGTTTAGTGGCGACTGGTATATCCACCAGATGCAGGGAAAGATGAACCAGTCGGCGCCATTGCCGGTTACCATGCCTTTTGATAAGTATAAAGAGGGGGTGAGGGATGTTGTTTATTACAACGATGCCAAAATTGCCGGGAATGTTGAACTGAAGGACGTTTTTGATTTTGTTACCTCGGACGACAGCCGCGCAAAGATGACCTTGCAGGATGGCTCCCTGGCCAATTTTATGCCAACCAAAAACTTTAAATTAACGGTTAACCCGGACGAAGTGATAAAAAATGGTGTGATTACTGCTGATCAGAAAGAAAAATTGGCACCAGAAATGGACTGGAAAATATCATCCAATTATTTAACCAAAGATAACCTGGCCATGATGGATATCATCGCACATAATAACTGGAAAAGGCCCATTTGCTTTACTACTACCATGAGCGAGAGTAGTATGTTCGGCCTGTTGCCATATCTTTATAAAGAGGGATTTGTTTATCACCTCATCCCTTTTAAAACTGAAGTAAGTAAAGATGCGCAATCATCTAAAACCAACAGCCTGGTAATGTATGGCAATGTAGTGAACAAGTTTAAATACGGCAATTTTAAAACCGCCAGGTACCTGGATAATGTATCTAAAACGCAGTTCTATTTAAATATGCAGATCACATTTAACGACCTTGCCCACGGCCTTATACAGGATGGTCGTCCTGACCTGGCCCTTAAATCACTGCATAAATTTGATGATGAAATGCCGGATATTACACCCGATATTGATACTGCGGCACAAAAGTTCTTTATGTCGCAAACGGCCTATAAGCTGGATGATATCAAATTGGGTAATCAATTGGTAAAAAGCGTTGATAACTATATCACCGGTCAGCTGGATTACAATTATGAATTACTGAAACAAAACAATAACCAGGCGATTGACGGACGCACCGTGCAGCTCGGGATGCAATTGCTGAATGGTATGACAGACACTGCCAAAACAAGCCACCAAACGGAATTAAGTAACCAGTTACAGGCACAACTGAAGGATTATGAGAATAAGTTTGCCGTATTGGAAAACAGGTAGTATTCCGGCGTCCATATTTCATGGATTTCAGCGTAAAGCTCTTTTTCTTTTACTATAATCCCGGACTATCGGCTATGGTAAGAAAAGGTGTTCGTTCGTTTTTTACTAAAGCAGGTGGTAAAACAAACAGACACATTAAAATGCAAAAAGGAGGCTGTCTCAAAAAGGCAGCCTCCTAACATTCACAGGTATAAAAAATGCCGGTATTATTTACCTTTCACCACTAACGCTTCCAGGAAACTAACAATCCGTGAAGGCTGTTTTCCGTTTCGTGGATAATGAGCGTTTACCTGTACAAGGTAGATCTCGCCGGGTTTTGCATTTCCGGGTACGGTGCCCGAAATTTTAAATTCAGTCTCGGCAGGGTTTTCAAATTGTACAATATGCCTGCCGTACTCCTTATGCTGTTCAATTCTCCCTTTTGAAACAGGGATTATCTCGTGCTTAAGTTCAGTTACCGGTAGCTCTTCGTGCAGAGACGGGATAAGGTATGGCGGTGTTTTGCAGTAAATAGCCCGGTTTGCCCTAACAACCTCCAAAACTTTGTCGTTTTTAGCAAAGTCAGCTGCAACGTGCCGCACGTTAACCGCAATACTGATCTCCGCTACCGGATCAAAGTGATGAACGCGCCCCAGACCCAGGATGATATGCCATGGGGCGCCCGGCGATACAAACAGCGTATCGGTGTTCCTCCAGGCCGAGCAGCTATGGGCGACATTAATGTCGGGCCGTGGTATGTCAGTTGCGCTGCTCAGGCTGTTGGCATTAAAACTGCAGGCGGTGCCGGGGGTAAACAAACTAACGGCGGCGCAAGTGTGGCTATCAATGCCGCCAGCGTTTACAAACGGCACAGATGAGTATACGATAGTACTGCCACCGGCCGGAACTGTTGCAACCTGGGTATCCAGGTATTGGCCAATGGTGGCCACACCTTCGGGTATTGTCCAAAAAGTAACCTTTGTGCTTACCTCAAATTCCGAGTCGTTGTGGATCCTCGCAGCAAATCCGTAAGATACACCAGGCAGTACTTTTGTGTCGCCACCAATTACAGGTACAACTGTACCTATGGATGTAGTGCTGAACGGGGTGAACAGGATGATATCCGGGCTTTCGTATCCGCCGGTAATATAAACCGATTCGGGCTGCTGGTAAAATGCAAATGCCACCAGGTTTGATGGTGTATTTCCGGTTACAATTAAATTTTGCCCGCTAACCTGGGGGTTGCTGCCGGCGCCTTCCAATATGTCCCACTTATCAAAATTCGCATTGCTGTTAATAACTGCGGGTGTGGGCATAGGGTTCGCCGCGGCGGTTACGGTTTCAGTTGCAGGTACTACGCCCAGTGAGCCATACACGTTCACATTGTGCGTTAGTCCGTTATCGGGTGCAATACCGGTTACAAAAAAATTATCTAAAAATTCACCCGTTGTTTCGTCAAAAGCATCAAGGTAAATGCCGGGGCCACCTCCTCCCGGGCCCGAAATGCCGCTGGCAAGGTAAACGGCCAGTATGTTGATGGTTTGCGAACCCACTAAAAGCGGGTTGTCAGGATCCGAACCAGGCAGGTTAGCAAGGTTTGTTGAGGTTTGCCCCGCCCCGCATCCGGATACATTGATAAAACCGAATGTATAGGTTGTTGTACCCTGGGTGTGGCTCGCCGGTGGCATATCGGGGTGAAACTGGCTGCCGGGCGCCAAATCGTTTGTTGGCGGGACAATGATACCCGGTACAGGAACGTAGGTTGACGATGAGGCAGGGATCCTGTTTTGTCTGGTTACAGGGCCGCCAACTGCTAGCGGCTCATAGTAAACATAATTATAAATTGCGTTAGGCATGACGATGTTTTTTTAATGTTTTTACCTACTCTGTTTCCCGTTTTCGGCTCACCGGGTGCTTACTCTTTTGTTTGTTTTTGCTGCAGACAATAGCAAAGGGATTTTCGGCTTCTTGCTCCGTATTAATTTAGATGATGAGTCATAAGTTTCGAATCTGAAGTAAAATATGGCAAGGGGGTTATTCGAACCTGAGATTCAAGGCTTAGGGCTTAATTGGTTAATCAATAGTCAAAGTTATCTTGCATAAAGGCTGGATAGCTGCGTATCAGCACTGAATTTGCGGGAGGGTTTTTACGTAATGTTTTCAGGTGGTACAACGGTAAGCCATTAAACGGCACAATAAAAAAAAATACCGGGCGTATGTTTATTTATTACTATCTGCTGAATTTACAGGCTATTACAAATGTGAGTGAAATGATAAGAAATAGAATGATTATATTTACTTTGGTAAATGAATTTAAAGCAGATCCATAAAAATGTCAGATAATAAAATTGCCGTGCTTTATGTAGATGATGAAGAACATAACTTGTTTTCATTCAAAGCCACTTTTCGCATTAAATATAAAGTGTTAACCGCGCTCAGCGGCGCTGAGGCGCTGGATATTCTTGCTAAAAACCAGGTACATATTATTATAACTGACCAGCGCATGCCGGAAATGACAGGTATAGAGTTTTTGGAGAAAGTGCTGGATAAATTTCCGGACCCGATGAGGCTGCTGTTAACAGGCTACGCAGATATGAATGCAGTTATTGACGCCGTAAATAAAGGGAAGATCTTTCATTACCTGGCTAAGCCCTGGAATGAAGAAGAATTGGATTTAACCATAAACAGGGCTTATGAAAAATACCTGGAACGCGTGCAACTAAAAGAAATGAACGAAAAGCTGGAACAATCCAATGATCAACTGGAGTTTCTGTTACGACAAAAGCTACTGTCGTGACTGTTTTATTTATTACCTGCAGGCGGTACGTGCTTCAGCAATGAGGCTAGTTTTTCAAGGGTAAGGGGCTTTTCTACAAGGCTTTTTACTGTTTTAAAGGTTAATATTTTATAGATGTCCTTCGGATCGTTGGAAGATGATAATACGGTTAAAACGATGATGACATATTTTTTTTGTATTTCCGCAGGTATTTTTTCGAATTCCTCAACAAATTTAAAGCCGCTCATTACCGGCATTTGCAGATCAAGTAAAATTATTGTAGGAGGAACTACGTCGAAGTTGTTATTTTCCCTGATCAGTTCCAAGGCCTCCTGTGCATCATTAAAGGTTTTAATGATGAGATTTTGATTGGCCCGCTGCAAAAACTTTTGGGTTACATAGCAATCCAGCTCGCTGTCGTCAATAATAATAAATGAAAGTTCTCTATTCATCAGATGGATGGAATTGTTACTTTAAAAGTTGTTCCCTGGTGCAAAACAGAGCTCACCTCAATTTGCCCGTTTAACTTTAGCAGTGCACTTTTTACATTATATAACCCAAATCCCGACCCCACTTCCGCGGAATTTGAGCGAAAGAAAAGGTTGAATATTTCGCCGAGATGGCTTTCCAAAATGCCAATGCCTGTGTCAGACACATGAATTACGGCTTTGCCATCGGCTACAACAATTTTTACTTCAACAGATTTTATTTCAGCGTTCGTGTCCTGGTATTTAAAAGCATTTGATAAAAGGTTGTTGATAATAAGCCGCAACGGGGCCTCATCACATAAAAATACTTCATCCTGCCTGATATCTACCTTAAACAACACATTGTTTATTTTTGAATTCACGATATAAATCGCCTTTAATTCATCAATAATGGTATTAAAATCAATTTCTGTTATTTTCAGCTCGCCTCTTTGCATGCTGTAATAATCGTGCATGCTTAAAACATAAGTATTTAATTTTTTTACTGATTTTTCCATCAGGAATAGCATTTCTTTTATTTCGGAGGTGTCGTCAATCTCCCTTGCCAGGTTGATCGCCCCTAATATTCCGGTTAATGGCCCCCGTATATCATGGCTTACGCTGTAAGCAAATTTATTGAGCTCGTTATAAGCTTTCTGTAATTCTTCATTTTTGACAAAAAGCATGGAATTGGCCATGTAAAATTTATTAGCCTCTTCTATTGCCCATATAATATCTGCCTCTATCCAGGGTTTTTTTACAAACCTGAATATGTTCCCCTTATTGATGGCATCGATAATCGATTCCACATCGGTGTAGGCTGTTAACATAATGCGCACCGGCAGGGGGTGCGTTACCCTTATCTCTTCAAAAAAATCGACGCCTGTTTTACCGGGCATCCTTTGGTCACAAAATATGACCCTTATATCGGGGTTATTATCCAGGCAGGAAATAGC
This genomic window contains:
- a CDS encoding DUF2723 domain-containing protein: MQHNYKKINNFLGWLCFVIATTTYVLTLEPSVSFWDCGEFISCAYRLQVSHQPGYPLFAMLGKAFSLLSFGDRTKVAYCTNLMSALASGATIMFLFWTITALARKLVKPGEENSRQHQLLTFGAGLVGALAFTFTDTFWFSAVETIVFAISSLCTAIVFWAILKWDAKADTPGADKWILLIAYLIGLSMGIHLLNLLTIPAIAMVYYFRRFKKISLKNGIMAFLISILILAIVQFGIRGYTVYFAAWFDFYFVNSLGMAFGSGAFVFMALLFAVLIFGIWYSIKHKKPLLNLALLCTIFIYFGYSSFVYIPIRAAANTDLNNSHPDNAFTLYGYLNRVQYGETPLLSGPYFDAKIIDEKEGPAIYRKGKTQYENAGKSMEYVYDHNTFLPRMWSTESDPYYAQNVQFYKQWLQLGDGQAPTFSDNLKWLFSWQVYQMYARYFLWNFVGRYNDADGQQSTVGVNGNWTSGLFDGGKHLPKAVIDDVTYTPLYALPLVLGLLGAYYHFKRKKRDALVIALLFFFTGVAIVLYVNQNSLQPRERDYSYVGSFYAFAIWIGLGVIALAEIVRLKLNARLAAYGSFGVCMMAVPVLLACKEWRAHDRSTKLTPHDMAYNFLISCPKNAILFTYGDNDTYSLWYDQEVEGIRPDVRIVCMSLFSGDWYIHQMQGKMNQSAPLPVTMPFDKYKEGVRDVVYYNDAKIAGNVELKDVFDFVTSDDSRAKMTLQDGSLANFMPTKNFKLTVNPDEVIKNGVITADQKEKLAPEMDWKISSNYLTKDNLAMMDIIAHNNWKRPICFTTTMSESSMFGLLPYLYKEGFVYHLIPFKTEVSKDAQSSKTNSLVMYGNVVNKFKYGNFKTARYLDNVSKTQFYLNMQITFNDLAHGLIQDGRPDLALKSLHKFDDEMPDITPDIDTAAQKFFMSQTAYKLDDIKLGNQLVKSVDNYITGQLDYNYELLKQNNNQAIDGRTVQLGMQLLNGMTDTAKTSHQTELSNQLQAQLKDYENKFAVLENR
- a CDS encoding hybrid sensor histidine kinase/response regulator, yielding MPEKIKVLYIDDEPENLVGFKASLRLDYQIFTAVNIPDAISCLDNNPDIRVIFCDQRMPGKTGVDFFEEIRVTHPLPVRIMLTAYTDVESIIDAINKGNIFRFVKKPWIEADIIWAIEEANKFYMANSMLFVKNEELQKAYNELNKFAYSVSHDIRGPLTGILGAINLAREIDDTSEIKEMLFLMEKSVKKLNTYVLSMHDYYSMQRGELKITEIDFNTIIDELKAIYIVNSKINNVLFKVDIRQDEVFLCDEAPLRLIINNLLSNAFKYQDTNAEIKSVEVKIVVADGKAVIHVSDTGIGILESHLGEIFNLFFRSNSAEVGSGFGLYNVKSALLKLNGQIEVSSVLHQGTTFKVTIPSI
- a CDS encoding response regulator, producing the protein MNRELSFIIIDDSELDCYVTQKFLQRANQNLIIKTFNDAQEALELIRENNNFDVVPPTIILLDLQMPVMSGFKFVEEFEKIPAEIQKKYVIIVLTVLSSSNDPKDIYKILTFKTVKSLVEKPLTLEKLASLLKHVPPAGNK
- a CDS encoding response regulator yields the protein MSDNKIAVLYVDDEEHNLFSFKATFRIKYKVLTALSGAEALDILAKNQVHIIITDQRMPEMTGIEFLEKVLDKFPDPMRLLLTGYADMNAVIDAVNKGKIFHYLAKPWNEEELDLTINRAYEKYLERVQLKEMNEKLEQSNDQLEFLLRQKLLS